In Hirundo rustica isolate bHirRus1 chromosome 2, bHirRus1.pri.v3, whole genome shotgun sequence, one genomic interval encodes:
- the RAI2 gene encoding retinoic acid-induced protein 2 produces MEELYKDAPNLPMDVTNSPSAMANNKLENGVAQLITAEAWNINSADLMKKALSPLVTVPAPSILTPPAESQSGVALKVAATVLQPICLGDSPVVLPIHLQVAGSAAPQMPATNAATPYVMTTQGPVPLPVLLEQHVFQHLNSPLVLPPGAACPASPLHAGLFPGTATPVGQPQLLDPKPSGQAQEPVLPPVFQTPGFAAVLQDLFPSQGALGSTPCQPPPDYATLPPQAFSSPLSPLVPPATLLVPYPVIVPLPVPIPIPIPVPIPVPHGAEAKAAPDPPKPPLFTPSSCKGTQTPLEKEETKPFELLHPREFPQLSRHTVIKMGGENEALDLSMKGPPALRASEAAPPPPPPPEDGALDLSLASCRKPGGPHGETAGPGPAAAAELGAHPAPDKLPGPAAPFAPCKPPEAAGKAEGRGAGGGAAELPRQPQKWLVEQAGRAGCEPKAGNNIEIVSTSQTAKVIVSVKDAVPTIFCGKIKGLSGVSTKNFSFKRDLPQDSVLQCYDVKSPPEPRDSAEALRKPVKNRSVKLKKMNSPEIHILPIKKQRLAAFFPRK; encoded by the coding sequence CAAAGATGCCCCAAACCTGCCTATGGATGTCACCAACTCACCCTCGGCGATGGCCAACAACAAGCTGGAAAATGGGGTGGCCCAGCTGATCACAGCGGAGGCTTGGAACATCAACTCGGCCGACCTGATGAAGAAAGCCCTTTCCCCGCTGGTGACAGTCCCCGCGCCCTCCATCCTAACGCCGCCGGCCGAGTCGCAGAGCGGGGTGGCCCTGAAGGTGGCGGCCACCGTGCTGCAGCCCATCTGCCTGGGGGACAGCCCCGTGGTCCTGCCCATCCACCTGCAGGTCGCCGGCAGCGCAGCCCCGCAGATGCCGGCCACCAACGCTGCCACCCCCTACGTGATGACCACGCAGGGCCCCGTCCCGCTGCCCgtcctcctggagcagcacgTCTTCCAGCACCTGAACTCGCCCTTGGTGCTGCCCCCGGGGGCTGCCTGCCCCGCCAGCCCCCTGCACGCCGGCCTCTTCCCCGGCACCGCCACCCCCGtcgggcagccccagctcctggacCCCAAGCCCTCCGGCCAAGCGCAGGAGCCCGTCCTGCCCCCGGTCTTTCAGACGCCGGGATTCGCCGCCGTCCTTCAGGACCTGTTTCCCTCACAGGGCGCCCTGGGCTCAACCCCCTGTCAGCCGCCCCCCGACTACGCCACCCTCCCGCCGCAGGCCTTCAGCTCGCCCCTGTCCCCGCTGGTGCCCCCTGCTACGCTGCTGGTGCCCTACCCCGTCATCGTGCCCCTgcccgtccccatccccatccccatccctgtgcccatccccgtGCCCCACGGGGCCGAGGCCAAGGCGGCCCCTGACCCGCCCAAGCCGCCACTCTTtacccccagctcctgcaaggGCACCCAGACGcccctggagaaggaggagacgAAGCCCTTCGAGCTCCTCCACCCGCGGGAGTTTCCCCAGCTGAGCCGTCACACCGTCATCAAGATGGGCGGTGAGAACGAGGCGTTGGACCTCTCCATGAAAGGGCCGCCCGCTCTTCGGGCCAGCGaggccgcgccgccgccgccgccgccgcccgagGACGGGGCGCTGGACCTGTCCCTCGCCTCCTGCCGCAAGCCGGGGGGGCCGCACGGGGAgacggccgggcccggccccgccgccgccgccgagctCGGTGCCCACCCCGCGCCGGACAAGCTCCCCGGGCCGGCCGCCCCCTTCGCCCCCTGCAAGCCCCCGGAGGCGGCGGGCAAGGCGGAGGGCaggggcgcgggcggcggcgcggccgagCTGCCGCGGCAGCCGCAGAAGTGGCTGGTGGAACAGGCGGGCAGGGCGGGCTGCGAGCCCAAGGCCGGCAACAACATCGAGATCGTCAGCACCTCGCAGACGGCCAAAGTCATCGTCTCCGTCAAGGATGCCGTGCCCACCATCTTCTGCGGCAAGATCAAGGGCCTGTCGGGGGTCTCCACcaaaaacttttcctttaaaagggACCTGCCCCAGGACTCGGTGCTGCAGTGCTACGATGTGAAGAGCCCGCCCGAGCCCCGGGACAGCGCCGAGGCCCTCAGGAAACCCGTCAAAAACAGGAGCGTAAAGCTAAAGAAAATGAACTCGCCGGAGATACATATTCTTCCAATCAAGAAGCAACGGCTGGCTGCCTTTTTTCCAAGAAAGTAA